From the Lolium rigidum isolate FL_2022 chromosome 2, APGP_CSIRO_Lrig_0.1, whole genome shotgun sequence genome, one window contains:
- the LOC124687170 gene encoding uncharacterized protein LOC124687170, with protein sequence MDLPPRRPEPAAIDITWLSCRGVRSSLPFHTPCLYASVCVTSYAGKSARGRRLHRVKTPTDRVGGENPEWDDRLRLHLTDDAASSPASDSGQESPGNNKDGRADDDDDGVLVVRFDLKAEVAVLGDVLAASAVVPLAGLVADGRTHRVSYQLAASSDGRQPNGVISFSYAFHDRSNQEEEDHRSDGEPVTPPSPVSLAPASPGMYPAIDWPSIEQLTVYPPLMEKIAIYPPLAAETVTATRSSHCYYASAPPPETPVRSAAIYPAPLTREISARGIYPAVGEPDNGLYPTVDLAPVSCYPPMATPCYGGGFGYPAVPDWDTRCLYS encoded by the coding sequence ATGGAtcttcctccgcggcggccggagCCGGCGGCCATCGACATCACGTGGCTGTCGTGCCGGGGCGTCAGATCCTCGCTCCCGTTCCACACGCCGTGCCTCTACGCATCCGTCTGCGTCACGTCGTACGCCGGCAAGAGCGCCCGCGGCCGACGTCTCCACCGCGTCAAGACCCCCACCGACCGCGTCGGCGGTGAGAACCCGGAGTGGGACGACCGCCTGCGACTCCACCTCACCGACGACGCCGCCTCCTCGCCAGCGTCAGACTCAGGGCAAGAATCACCGGGGAATAACAAGGACGGGCgcgcggacgacgacgacgacggcgtcctTGTCGTGCGCTTCGACCTCAAGGCGGAGGTGGCCGTCCTCGGGGACGTGCTCGCCGCGTCCGCCGTCGTGCCGCTCGCCGGCCTCGTCGCCGACGGCAGGACGCACCGCGTGTCGTACCAGCTCGCCGCGTCATCCGACGGCAGGCAGCCCAACGGCGTCATCTCCTTCTCGTACGCATTCCACGACCGAAgcaaccaggaggaggaggaccacaggAGCGACGGCGAGCCCGTCACGCCGCCTTCCCCGGTCTCCCTCGCGCCAGCGTCGCCCGGGATGTACCCGGCGATAGACTGGCCGTCCATAGAGCAGCTCACGGTTTACCCGCCCTTGATGGAGAAGATCGCGATTTACCCGCCGTTGGCGGCCGAGACGGTCACGGCCACGCGCTCGAGCCACTGCTACTACGCTTCTGCGCCGCCGCCAGAGACTCCGGTACGGTCGGCTGCGATCTACCCAGCACCATTGACGAGGGAGATTTCGGCCCGTGGCATTTACCCGGCAGTAGGGGAGCCGGACAACGGTTTGTACCCCACGGTGGACCTTGCTCCGGTGAGCTGTTAcccgccgatggcgacgccgtgCTACGGTGGTGGATTCGGGTATCCAGCTGTGCCGGATTGGGATACCCGGTGTTTGTACAGTTGA